A single window of Nicotiana sylvestris chromosome 5, ASM39365v2, whole genome shotgun sequence DNA harbors:
- the LOC138869535 gene encoding uncharacterized protein has translation MTTLKETKRTNKIREIHKILTLKFLLHETLHGNLMRVNKAIEALVNQLPVATPIPIPNNNTLENPRSGLVNSGSGGTPSESQEREPGSSVNIILLRVLCEMQAEDKMIPKEHTLSGFDNSSVITKGEVTLTRFAEGVIKDTKFQVVDMEMAYNMILGRPWIHEMDDVPSTLHQVIKFPSPWGICQICGDQHTARAINFVADTSMRNEGK, from the exons atgacaacactcaaggaaaccaagagaaccaacaaaatTAGGGAGATCCACAAAATATTAACACTCAAGTTCCTACTCCACGAGACTCTCCACGGCAATCTCATGAGG GTCAACAAAGCTATTGAGGCacttgttaaccagttacctgttgcaacacccaTACCTATtccaaataataacactttggaaaaccctcgttccgggcttgttaactcaggcagCGGTGGAACTCCAAGTGAATCACAGgagagagaaccag gtagttccgtgaacattattttgctaagagtattatgtgagatgcaagctgaagataaaatGATACCAAAGgagcatactctatctggatttgataattctagtgtcatcacgaaaggagaggtaacactcaccagaTTCGCTGAAGGAGtcatcaaagatacaaagttccaggtggtagatatggagatggcttacaacatgattcttgggagaccatggatccacgaaatggatgatgttccttcaaccttgcatcaagttattaaatttccatcgccatggggaatctGTCAAATTTGTGGAGATCAACATACAGCCAGGGCTATCAACTTTGTTGCAGATACAAGCATGAGAAATGAAGGTAAATAA
- the LOC104213887 gene encoding CASP-like protein 4D1, producing the protein MAIKPLFMLTARILTFFFLLISLIVLATTEDFNQISAYRYTFSAIVIGLMYTFLQTALTIFHLISGQNICGDVLAHFEFYGDKVSSHLLATGATTGYGITSAAASLLLIAFFFSAISSIFSSFNLHNNKS; encoded by the exons ATGGCGATTAAACCGTTGTTTATGTTAACTGCAAGAATCCTCACATTTTTTTTCCTACTCATATCACTCATCGTCCTCGCCACAACTGaagattttaatcaaatttctGCTTATCG TTACACATTCTCTGCAATTGTGATTGGATTAATGTACACATTCCTACAAACTGCCTTGACAATATTTCATTTGATCTCTGGCCAAAACATTTGTGGAGATGTCTTGGCTCACTTTGAATTTTATGGTGATAAG GTTTCTTCCCACCTACTAGCCACTGGAGCAACAACAGGTTATGGAATTACCTCTGCAGCTGCCAGTCTTCTTCTGATAGCATTCTTCTTCTCTGCAATTTcctctattttttcttcttttaatctcCATAATAATAAGAGTTGA
- the LOC104240669 gene encoding dnaJ protein homolog — MFGRTPKKSDNTKYYEILGVPKSASQDDLKKAYRKAAIKNHPDKGGDPEKFKELAQAYEVLSDPEKREIYDQYGEDALKEGMGGGGGGHDPFDIFQSFFGGGSPFGGGGSSRGRRQRKGEDVVHPLKVSLEDVYNGTSKKLSLSRNVLCTKCKGKGSKSGVSMKCSGCQGSGMKVSIRQLGPSMIQQMQHPCNECKGTGETINDKDRCPQCKGEKVVQEKKVLEVHVEKGMQNGQKITFPGEADEAPETITGDIVFILQQKEHPKFKRKGDDLFVEHTLTLTEALCGFQFILTHLDNRQLLIKSQPGEVVKPDQFKAINDEGMPMYQRPFMRGKLYIHFTVDFPESLTPEQCKNLEAVLPPKPKMEVSEMELDECEETTLHDVNIEEEMRRKQQAAQEAYDEDDDMPGGAQRVQCAQQ; from the exons ATGTTTGGAAGGACACCGAAGAAGAGCGATAACACAAAGTATTATGAAATCTTAGGAGTTCCGAAGAGTGCTTCTCAGGATGATCTCAAAAAGGCTTATCGTAAAGCCGCTATTAAAAACCATCCCGATAAGGGAGGCGATCCTGAAAAG TTTAAAGAGCTTGCCCAAGCTTATGAGGTTTTAAGTGACCCGGAGAAGCGTGAGATATATGATCAGTATGGTGAGGACGCTCTCAAGGAAGGAATGGGTGGTGGAGGTGGTGGACACGACCCATTTGACATATTCCAATCATTCTTTGGTGGTGGAAGCCCCTTTGGTG GTGGTGGAAGCAGCAGAGGTAGAAGACAAAGAAAAGGAGAGGATGTTGTTCACCCTCTCAAGGTTTCGTTGGAGGATGTTTACAATGGGACATCAAAGAAGCTTTCACTATCTCGCAATGTGTTGTGCACAAAGTGCAAGGG TAAAGGGTCTAAGTCAGGTGTTTCAATGAAGTGTTCTGGCTGTCAAGGGTCTGGGATGAAAGTTTCTATTAGACAGCTTGGTCCATCTATGATCCAGCAGATGCAGCACCCTTGCAATGAGTGTAAGGGTACTGGTGAGACAATTAATGACAAAGATAGGTGCCCACAGTGTAAGGGAGAGAAGGTTGTGCAGGAGAAGAAGGTGTTGGAAGTTCACGTGGAGAAAGGTATGCAGAATGGGCAGAAGATAACATTCCCAGGCGAGGCAGACGAAGCA CCGGAAACTATTACTGGGGACATAGTTTTTATCTTGCAACAGAAGGAACATCCTAAGTTCAAGCGAAAGGGAGATGATCTTTTTGTTGAGCACACGTTGACCTTGACTGAGGCCCTATGTGGTTTCCAGTTCATCTTGACTCACCTAGACAACAGACAGCTGCTGATCAAGTCCCAGCCTGGCGAAGTTGTCAAGCCTG ACCAGTTTAAGGCTATCAATGATGAAGGAATGCCAATGTACCAAAGGCCTTTTATGAGAGGGAAACTGTACATTCATTTCACTGTTGATTTCCCCGAGTCATTAACCCCAGAGCAGTGCAAGAACCTTGAAGCGGTGCTGCCGCCAAAACCCAAAATGGAAGTGTCTGAAATGGAATTGGATGAATGTGAGGAGACTACTTTGCATGATGTGAACATCGAGGAGGAGATGCGAAGGAAGCAGCAAGCAGCCCAAGAGGCATATGACGAAGATGATGATATGCCTGGTGGTGCACAGAGAGTCCAATGTGCACAACAGTAA